A genomic segment from Amygdalobacter nucleatus encodes:
- a CDS encoding glycoside hydrolase family 31 protein, which translates to MIRWKASVPETVFTLPNSKQKIQLCWNDSSEELIINVNYAYIYGLGERYDGVNQNGRVLTILVEEKFCNQGNQSYCPAPFFFTDTGFSVCAFTGSKLQFDFTEDNIIKIKVPRDCEFAFNFGLPAKLIADYMALSGQAVLPPAWVFGPWISANHWNTQAVTEKQVELLHKYKFPASVLVLEAWSDEATFYIFNGAKYQVKTDGAAFVSSDFDYSTSAYWPAPKAMIDKLHAAGLHLLLWQVPVYKLQGDDEVRNLQNDLDRLDAVKRRLCVQNADGSPYEIPEGHWFSGSLIPDFTNPETCKAWFGKRQYLLDMGVDGFKADGGEFICGDDVCFYDGSTGDKSRNYYPQQYTQAYTKFLGDKRVLFSRAGFMGQHTTPCHWAGDQQSTNAELQHVLAAGLSAGMSGIIYWGFDIAGFAGPLPTLDLYRRATMFASFTPIMQWHSEPDGGQFKEIMPGAKGNNERSPWNMAAVYNAPGFVTEMRFWHWLRMNLQPYILDTAAKCAKANQPMMRMLVYDWPHDERVYDIEDEYLFGEALLVAPLLEENQVIRHVYLPAGEWYALFTGEHYSGEQTILTTPQMKFPVFVRGGYGVLLNASSFSELGQPIVDSHKMLLLLAGNSGKQTFSVDRTVLNCNWEANSVQLENSTDMPVEIYRLNEQGGR; encoded by the coding sequence ATGATTCGATGGAAAGCAAGCGTGCCTGAAACAGTTTTTACATTGCCAAATTCAAAGCAAAAAATACAACTTTGTTGGAATGATAGCTCAGAAGAATTGATAATCAATGTAAATTACGCTTACATTTACGGCTTGGGCGAGCGCTATGATGGAGTGAATCAAAATGGGCGTGTTTTGACTATTTTGGTTGAAGAAAAATTTTGCAATCAGGGCAATCAGAGCTATTGCCCTGCTCCTTTCTTTTTTACAGATACTGGATTTTCTGTTTGTGCCTTTACAGGTAGCAAATTACAATTCGATTTTACGGAAGATAACATTATAAAGATTAAGGTTCCACGTGATTGTGAGTTTGCGTTTAATTTTGGCTTACCAGCCAAGTTGATTGCGGACTATATGGCTTTATCTGGTCAAGCGGTTCTACCACCAGCATGGGTATTTGGACCGTGGATTTCTGCTAATCATTGGAATACACAAGCAGTAACGGAAAAACAAGTCGAACTTTTACATAAATATAAATTTCCCGCCAGTGTTTTAGTTCTAGAAGCTTGGAGCGATGAGGCAACATTCTACATCTTTAATGGAGCTAAGTACCAGGTTAAAACCGACGGAGCTGCTTTTGTAAGCTCTGATTTCGATTATTCAACTAGTGCTTATTGGCCTGCTCCTAAAGCAATGATCGACAAATTGCATGCTGCTGGTTTGCATTTACTCTTGTGGCAGGTGCCTGTTTATAAATTGCAAGGCGATGATGAAGTAAGAAATCTGCAAAATGATTTAGACCGCTTAGATGCTGTTAAACGAAGACTTTGTGTACAAAATGCAGATGGTTCACCATACGAAATACCAGAAGGCCACTGGTTTTCAGGGTCGTTAATTCCAGATTTTACCAATCCTGAAACATGTAAAGCTTGGTTTGGTAAACGACAATATTTACTTGATATGGGTGTTGATGGATTTAAGGCGGACGGAGGAGAATTTATTTGCGGTGATGATGTGTGCTTTTATGATGGCAGTACAGGAGATAAAAGTCGTAATTACTATCCACAGCAATATACACAGGCATATACAAAATTTTTAGGCGATAAACGAGTGTTGTTTAGCCGTGCTGGATTTATGGGTCAACATACTACACCATGTCATTGGGCTGGAGATCAACAGTCGACCAATGCAGAGCTACAACATGTACTTGCGGCTGGTTTAAGTGCTGGTATGAGTGGAATTATATATTGGGGATTTGACATAGCTGGTTTTGCTGGGCCATTGCCAACACTTGATTTGTATCGGAGAGCTACGATGTTCGCTTCTTTCACGCCAATTATGCAGTGGCATTCGGAACCTGATGGCGGCCAGTTTAAGGAAATTATGCCAGGTGCTAAAGGAAATAATGAACGTAGCCCATGGAATATGGCTGCCGTGTATAATGCGCCTGGATTTGTCACTGAAATGCGTTTTTGGCATTGGCTACGCATGAATTTACAGCCTTATATACTGGATACAGCTGCAAAGTGTGCTAAAGCTAATCAACCAATGATGCGTATGCTCGTATATGATTGGCCGCATGATGAGCGAGTTTATGATATTGAAGATGAATATTTATTTGGTGAGGCGTTGCTTGTTGCTCCATTACTTGAGGAGAATCAGGTAATTAGACATGTCTATTTACCTGCTGGTGAGTGGTATGCCTTGTTTACAGGTGAACATTACAGTGGAGAACAAACAATTTTGACTACACCTCAGATGAAATTTCCTGTTTTTGTTAGAGGTGGCTATGGCGTACTACTAAATGCAAGTAGCTTTAGTGAATTAGGTCAACCCATTGTAGACTCTCACAAAATGTTGTTGCTATTAGCAGGAAATTCAGGGAAACAAACATTTTCAGTTGATAGGACAGTACTAAATTGTAATTGGGAAGCTAATAGTGTTCAGTTGGAAAATTCTACTGATATGCCGGTTGAGATATATCGACTGAATGAGCAGGGAGGAAGATAA
- a CDS encoding carbohydrate ABC transporter permease — translation MSIPVQWIPKNPTLTAYKKLLAMPEFMSSIMNSFYISVACTALRLLCAAMAAFALTKIPFRGRNTVFGIYVTALMIPAQITFIPLFIIMTKLNLTNSLNSFLFLQLFNAFAIFMLRQRMMTINDAYIEAAVIDGASMWKIFFKIVLPMSGSTLATLAILSFMDMWNDYLLPLVLLSDRSKFTLPLLLSTLSGQYKNQYNLTMAGALISIIPILVVYILAQKYFKEGLNLGGVKG, via the coding sequence ATGAGTATTCCTGTACAGTGGATACCTAAAAATCCGACATTGACAGCTTATAAAAAGTTGCTTGCCATGCCAGAGTTTATGAGCTCTATTATGAATAGCTTTTATATATCCGTAGCATGCACGGCTTTAAGATTGTTATGTGCAGCTATGGCAGCTTTTGCTCTTACGAAAATTCCATTCAGAGGTAGGAACACTGTGTTTGGGATTTACGTTACGGCATTAATGATTCCAGCGCAAATAACTTTTATACCATTGTTCATTATTATGACGAAATTGAATTTAACAAATAGTTTGAATAGCTTTTTGTTTTTGCAGTTATTTAATGCTTTTGCGATATTTATGTTGCGGCAGCGAATGATGACTATTAATGATGCGTATATTGAAGCGGCTGTAATTGATGGTGCAAGTATGTGGAAAATCTTTTTCAAAATTGTTTTACCTATGAGCGGAAGCACCTTAGCTACATTGGCTATTTTGTCATTTATGGATATGTGGAATGATTATTTGTTGCCGTTAGTATTATTGAGTGACCGAAGCAAATTCACTTTGCCACTATTACTTAGTACGTTATCTGGACAATACAAGAATCAATATAATTTAACGATGGCAGGTGCATTGATTTCAATCATACCTATATTAGTTGTGTATATTTTAGCTCAGAAATATTTCAAAGAGGGTTTGAACCTTGGCGGTGTAAAGGGGTAA
- the pgmB gene encoding beta-phosphoglucomutase, whose translation MKAIIFDLDGVLCQTDEFHYLAWKAIADELKIPFNHKINEKLRGVSRMASLEIILQKANRTFTDSEKVALAECKNTIYRKYLDKMTEKDLASGAKAVLTELSEKGLQLAIGSSSKNTQLIVDKLQIADFFTAIIDGNQIKHSKPDPEVFLLAAQKLEMQPADCLVVEDAEAGVEAAIRGGFQVAGIGSARELDRVNYQLYFLSDLLKIVNRK comes from the coding sequence ATGAAAGCAATTATCTTTGATTTAGACGGCGTTTTGTGCCAGACAGATGAATTTCATTATTTAGCTTGGAAAGCTATAGCAGATGAACTAAAAATCCCGTTCAATCATAAAATCAATGAAAAATTGCGTGGCGTTTCGAGAATGGCTAGCTTAGAGATAATTTTGCAAAAGGCGAACAGAACATTCACTGATTCTGAAAAAGTTGCTTTAGCTGAGTGCAAGAACACGATATATCGCAAATACTTAGATAAGATGACGGAAAAAGATTTAGCAAGCGGCGCTAAAGCTGTACTTACTGAATTAAGTGAAAAGGGCTTGCAATTGGCAATTGGTTCATCAAGTAAAAACACGCAGCTCATTGTGGACAAATTGCAGATTGCCGACTTTTTCACAGCCATCATTGATGGTAATCAGATCAAACACTCTAAGCCAGATCCAGAAGTATTTCTGTTGGCAGCGCAAAAATTAGAGATGCAGCCAGCAGATTGCTTAGTGGTAGAAGATGCGGAAGCTGGCGTAGAGGCTGCAATTCGAGGTGGCTTTCAAGTGGCAGGAATTGGCTCAGCTAGGGAGTTAGACAGAGTTAATTATCAGCTTTATTTTTTGAGTGATTTACTGAAAATAGTTAATCGGAAATAA
- a CDS encoding response regulator transcription factor gives MTYKIMIVDDQFVSREMFKLYISQCADYEVVYCVDTAMFADTYVLNTKLDLVIMDILMQDGSNGLDAAAKIKKLKPELKIIAVTSMPEVSWMDRAKEIGIESFWYKEVSEETILEIIERTLNGESIYPIKTPEVKLGMTKSTDLTPREIQVLRLLTTGVGNDEIADSLGISLNTVKTHIKHLIEKTGFSSRTQLAIQARITGFVIEDD, from the coding sequence ATGACCTATAAAATAATGATTGTAGACGATCAGTTCGTCTCCAGAGAAATGTTTAAGCTATACATCAGCCAATGCGCGGACTACGAAGTTGTCTACTGCGTCGACACCGCCATGTTTGCAGATACCTATGTGCTAAATACTAAACTCGACCTGGTGATTATGGACATACTGATGCAGGACGGATCCAATGGACTCGATGCAGCGGCTAAAATAAAGAAATTAAAACCAGAACTAAAAATAATCGCCGTTACGAGCATGCCAGAAGTATCCTGGATGGATAGAGCAAAAGAGATTGGCATAGAAAGTTTTTGGTACAAAGAAGTATCAGAAGAGACAATTTTAGAAATAATCGAAAGGACATTAAATGGGGAGTCCATCTATCCAATTAAAACTCCAGAGGTTAAATTGGGGATGACTAAATCCACCGACCTAACTCCGAGGGAGATTCAAGTCTTAAGGCTACTTACCACAGGTGTTGGAAACGACGAAATCGCCGACAGCTTAGGCATCTCACTAAACACGGTGAAGACCCACATAAAACATCTCATAGAAAAGACAGGATTTTCAAGTAGAACGCAACTTGCAATTCAAGCACGGATTACTGGATTTGTCATAGAAGACGATTAA
- a CDS encoding excisionase, which yields MKQTDIPIWERYTLTIEEASKYFRIGENKLRRLAEENKNANWLIMNGNRIQIKRKQFEKIIDTLDAI from the coding sequence ATGAAGCAGACTGACATTCCTATTTGGGAACGTTATACCCTAACCATTGAAGAAGCGTCAAAATATTTTCGTATTGGCGAAAACAAGCTACGACGCTTGGCAGAGGAAAATAAAAATGCAAATTGGCTGATTATGAATGGCAATCGTATTCAGATTAAACGAAAACAATTTGAAAAAATTATAGATACATTGGACGCAATCTAG
- a CDS encoding ABC transporter substrate-binding protein, with product MKKTLSYVAGSLAAILALSACSVPKTNKVETTTVNTASSESKKETSDTKKKDAVTITFAQYSGSGDNEQYLKKMVDNYMKENPHVKVDMQTYGYDDYFTQMTAKVSGGQAPDVFELNYENFVSYAKKGALLPLQELLKKSNIDTSIYNKMALNAFSADNQQYGVPNSFSNVVLIYNKKLFDQAKVAYPTDDWKWEDAMEAAKKIRALGKDIYGYYHPISFNEFYKTVKQNNGSLFNEDFSKFTMDTKENVETLKYMVDMQRASNVMPTQEQLAGMGDWDLFESGRLGMLVTGIWAFPEFTKNCDFDWDIVVEPGHVKKATHFFSNGYVISKDSKVAEEAVKFITYISSNRAATQIRIDAGWELPPVQDEEILKQYKAKTPPTNREAVFKSLDSLVTPPVITQYAELQDIVGKHLNAAASGAVTPEQALKDMQAECEKQIDLSK from the coding sequence ATGAAAAAGACACTATCATACGTAGCAGGCTCTCTCGCTGCGATACTTGCACTAAGTGCTTGCAGCGTACCAAAAACTAATAAGGTTGAAACTACGACTGTTAATACAGCAAGTTCGGAAAGCAAGAAAGAAACTTCTGATACCAAAAAGAAAGATGCTGTTACCATTACATTTGCACAGTATTCAGGATCTGGTGACAATGAACAGTATCTGAAGAAAATGGTTGACAATTACATGAAAGAAAACCCACATGTAAAAGTCGATATGCAAACTTATGGTTATGATGATTATTTTACACAAATGACAGCTAAGGTATCTGGTGGTCAGGCTCCAGATGTTTTTGAGCTAAATTATGAAAACTTTGTATCTTATGCTAAAAAAGGCGCATTGTTGCCTCTACAAGAACTTTTGAAAAAATCTAATATCGACACATCAATTTATAACAAAATGGCTTTAAATGCTTTTAGCGCTGATAATCAACAGTATGGTGTACCTAACAGCTTCTCAAACGTTGTTTTGATCTATAACAAGAAATTGTTTGATCAAGCTAAAGTAGCTTATCCAACTGATGATTGGAAATGGGAAGATGCTATGGAAGCGGCTAAGAAGATTCGCGCCCTTGGTAAAGATATTTATGGCTACTATCATCCTATTTCCTTTAATGAATTTTATAAAACAGTAAAACAAAATAATGGCAGCCTATTCAATGAAGATTTTAGTAAATTCACGATGGATACAAAGGAAAATGTTGAAACCCTAAAATACATGGTTGATATGCAACGAGCAAGCAATGTTATGCCAACTCAAGAACAATTGGCTGGTATGGGCGATTGGGACTTGTTTGAATCTGGGCGTTTAGGTATGCTTGTTACCGGTATTTGGGCTTTCCCAGAGTTTACCAAGAATTGTGATTTTGATTGGGATATAGTTGTAGAACCTGGTCATGTTAAAAAGGCTACACATTTCTTCTCTAACGGTTATGTGATTTCTAAGGATTCTAAGGTTGCTGAGGAAGCGGTTAAATTTATAACATATATTTCTTCTAATCGAGCTGCAACTCAAATCAGAATTGATGCAGGTTGGGAATTGCCGCCAGTGCAAGATGAAGAAATTCTTAAACAATACAAAGCTAAAACACCGCCAACTAACAGAGAAGCAGTATTTAAGAGCTTGGATAGCCTTGTAACGCCACCAGTAATTACACAATATGCTGAGTTACAAGATATAGTCGGTAAACATTTGAATGCAGCTGCTAGCGGCGCTGTAACACCTGAACAAGCATTAAAAGATATGCAAGCAGAGTGCGAGAAACAAATTGATTTAAGTAAGTAA
- a CDS encoding tyrosine-type recombinase/integrase, which produces MSEKRRDNKGRILKTGESQRKDGRYLYKYIDSFGEPQFVYSWKLVATDRVPAGKRDCISLREKIAELQKDIHDGIDVVGKKMTLCQLYAKQNAQRPKVRKNTETGRKYLMDILKKDKLGVRSIDSIKPSDAKEWAIRMSENGYAYQTINNYKRSLKASFYIAIQDDCVRKNPFDFQLKAVLDDDTVPKTVLTEEQEEKLLAFAKADKTYSKNYDEILILLKTGLRISEFGGLTLPDLDFENRLVNIDHQLLRDTEIGYYIETPKTKSGERQVPMVEEAYQAFKRVLANRKNDKRVEIDGYSDFLFLNRKNYPKVASDYNGMMKGLVKKYNKYNEDKLPHITPHSLRHTFCTNYANAGMNPKALQYIMGHANIAMTLNYYAHATFDSAMAEMKRLNKEKQQERLVA; this is translated from the coding sequence ATGTCAGAAAAAAGACGTGACAATAAAGGTCGAATCTTAAAGACTGGAGAGAGCCAACGAAAAGACGGAAGATACTTATACAAATATATAGATTCATTTGGAGAACCGCAATTTGTTTACTCGTGGAAACTTGTGGCTACAGACCGAGTACCAGCAGGAAAGCGTGATTGTATCTCACTTAGAGAGAAAATCGCAGAGTTACAGAAAGACATTCATGATGGTATTGATGTTGTAGGAAAGAAAATGACACTCTGCCAGCTTTACGCAAAACAGAACGCTCAAAGACCAAAGGTTAGAAAAAACACTGAAACTGGACGCAAATATCTTATGGATATTTTGAAGAAAGACAAGTTAGGTGTAAGAAGTATTGACAGTATTAAGCCATCAGACGCTAAAGAATGGGCTATTAGAATGAGTGAAAATGGTTATGCTTATCAAACCATCAATAACTACAAACGTTCTTTAAAGGCTTCATTCTATATTGCTATACAAGATGATTGTGTTCGGAAGAATCCATTTGACTTTCAACTGAAAGCAGTTCTTGATGATGATACTGTCCCTAAGACCGTACTAACAGAAGAACAGGAAGAAAAACTGTTAGCCTTTGCAAAAGCTGATAAAACCTACAGCAAAAATTATGATGAAATTCTGATACTCTTAAAAACAGGTCTTCGTATTTCAGAGTTTGGTGGTTTGACACTTCCAGATTTAGATTTTGAGAATCGTCTTGTCAATATAGACCATCAGCTATTGAGAGATACTGAAATTGGGTACTACATTGAAACACCAAAGACCAAAAGTGGCGAACGTCAAGTTCCTATGGTTGAAGAAGCCTATCAAGCATTTAAGCGAGTGTTAGCGAATCGAAAGAATGATAAGCGTGTTGAGATTGATGGATATAGTGATTTCCTCTTTCTTAATAGAAAGAACTATCCAAAAGTGGCAAGTGATTACAACGGCATGATGAAAGGTCTTGTTAAGAAATACAATAAGTATAACGAGGATAAATTGCCACACATCACTCCACATAGTTTGCGACATACATTCTGTACCAACTATGCAAATGCAGGAATGAATCCAAAGGCATTACAGTACATTATGGGACATGCTAATATAGCCATGACGCTGAACTATTACGCACATGCAACATTCGATTCTGCAATGGCAGAAATGAAACGCTTGAATAAAGAGAAGCAACAGGAGCGTCTTGTTGCTTAG
- a CDS encoding helix-turn-helix domain-containing protein: MKTQYPMIPFPLIVKATDGDTEAINQILHHYRGYITKRSLRLMKDEYGNQSMVVDEVLRGRMETRLITKILSFEIK; this comes from the coding sequence ATGAAAACACAATATCCTATGATTCCCTTTCCTCTCATTGTAAAGGCAACAGATGGCGATACCGAAGCGATTAACCAGATTCTACATCATTACAGAGGGTACATAACGAAGCGTTCCCTACGACTTATGAAAGATGAATATGGCAATCAAAGTATGGTCGTTGATGAAGTCTTACGTGGAAGAATGGAAACCAGACTGATTACAAAGATTTTGTCATTTGAAATTAAGTAA
- a CDS encoding helix-turn-helix transcriptional regulator, whose amino-acid sequence MRKKEDKYDFRAFGLAIKEARLKRGLTREQVGALIEIDPRYLTNIENKGQHPSIQVLYDLVSLLHVSVDEFFLPANNLVKSTRRLQIEKYMDSFTDKELSLMESLASGINEARNIED is encoded by the coding sequence ATGCGTAAAAAAGAAGATAAATATGATTTTAGAGCCTTTGGTTTAGCCATTAAAGAAGCTCGATTGAAACGAGGTTTAACTCGTGAACAAGTGGGAGCATTGATTGAAATTGACCCACGGTACTTAACTAATATTGAAAATAAAGGGCAACACCCCAGCATACAAGTTCTTTATGACCTTGTATCGTTACTTCATGTTTCCGTTGATGAATTTTTCTTACCTGCTAATAACTTGGTAAAAAGCACCCGACGATTACAGATAGAGAAATACATGGATAGCTTTACAGACAAAGAACTATCCTTAATGGAATCTTTAGCCAGCGGTATCAACGAAGCAAGAAACATCGAAGACTAA
- a CDS encoding sigma-70 family RNA polymerase sigma factor, whose product MKPSSFQTTIENQFDYICKRAMEDERKNYMLYLSRIAKREVSFSDVGDYLVSQFATTDNYSTDFQIFTLNGLSVGVENDLLSEALRELPDKKREILLLFYFMDMSDSEIADLLKLNRSTVYRHRTSGLALIKKFMEEFEE is encoded by the coding sequence ATGAAACCATCTTCTTTTCAGACCACAATAGAAAATCAGTTTGACTATATCTGTAAACGTGCTATGGAAGACGAGCGAAAGAATTATATGCTTTATCTTTCAAGGATTGCAAAGCGTGAGGTGTCCTTTTCGGATGTTGGCGATTATCTTGTTAGCCAGTTTGCGACAACAGATAACTATTCAACTGACTTTCAGATTTTTACACTCAATGGGTTATCAGTAGGCGTTGAAAATGATTTGTTGAGTGAAGCATTACGTGAGTTGCCAGACAAGAAACGTGAAATTCTACTGCTGTTTTACTTTATGGACATGAGCGATTCAGAAATTGCAGACCTGTTGAAATTGAACCGTTCTACTGTCTATCGGCATAGAACCAGTGGACTAGCCTTAATTAAAAAGTTTATGGAGGAATTTGAAGAATGA
- a CDS encoding carbohydrate ABC transporter permease, whose protein sequence is MKNYRLASWKTALLFLLPSLIGFLIFSIIPMIMQIFVSLTNWDGLSELVLFSNFSGFMQEFYVGLQNYKFILTSKEFLQVIGNTLEFVVLYIPLMLVCSMIVALILNSHVKGLGLFRVLYYIPVITSWVAGALIWKWVLSPDYGAINNILAIFGIEGPAWLQSSKWAMPAIVLASVWKDMGYFGLMLMSGLQGINQEYYEAASVDGAGKIKQFTKVTLPLLTPTIFFVIIISLINSFQLFTQIVIMTPEGGPLNSTIVMVERIYKYGFRYYQMGTAAAYSWILFAILLILTMVQMKLQKKWVNYDD, encoded by the coding sequence ATGAAGAATTATCGATTAGCAAGCTGGAAAACTGCATTGCTATTTTTATTACCAAGCTTAATAGGGTTCCTTATATTCAGTATTATCCCAATGATAATGCAGATTTTTGTCAGCTTGACCAATTGGGATGGATTGAGCGAATTGGTTTTGTTTAGTAATTTTAGCGGCTTTATGCAAGAATTTTATGTTGGGTTGCAAAATTACAAATTTATTCTGACATCAAAAGAGTTTTTACAAGTTATAGGAAATACATTAGAATTTGTGGTGCTGTATATTCCGTTGATGTTAGTTTGTTCGATGATAGTGGCTTTGATTTTAAATAGTCATGTTAAGGGACTAGGCCTATTTCGAGTACTTTACTACATACCTGTAATTACATCATGGGTAGCAGGAGCTTTAATTTGGAAATGGGTTTTAAGTCCTGATTATGGTGCCATTAATAATATCCTGGCTATATTTGGAATAGAGGGTCCAGCATGGTTGCAAAGCTCCAAATGGGCGATGCCAGCTATTGTTTTAGCTTCCGTTTGGAAAGATATGGGCTATTTTGGTTTGATGCTAATGTCGGGTCTACAAGGGATTAATCAGGAATATTATGAAGCTGCTTCTGTAGATGGCGCTGGTAAGATTAAGCAATTTACTAAAGTTACGTTGCCGCTATTAACGCCGACAATATTTTTTGTGATAATAATTAGCTTAATCAATTCTTTCCAACTTTTTACGCAAATTGTGATTATGACACCAGAGGGTGGGCCTCTAAATTCTACGATTGTTATGGTGGAACGCATATATAAATACGGCTTCCGCTATTATCAAATGGGAACAGCTGCGGCATATAGTTGGATTTTGTTCGCAATATTGTTGATTTTGACTATGGTGCAAATGAAACTTCAGAAAAAATGGGTGAATTATGATGATTAA
- a CDS encoding sensor histidine kinase, with translation MTLINLSSYNLVLLFIFNTAILVASVKIVVDTANSKLHAKYFVHSIFIFSLSFFSMQILAEIGTGRLYIAKPMVDLPVYLFIVYDLCLCIFEIIFAISFIKNKNRVIGKNSIKESMDNLPDGICFSKLDGTPLLVNRVMQDISYAVFGNMLVNDVVCAEDIRNNKIKKEARILQKDPLIVEALGDIWHIKIILHENVRETLAYKITLEWGLYQEIEEKNRQIEKINQSLKEYHKNVGEYTRQKEILQAKVKIHDKIGQSLIYFKRYLDMDKKTKEDRDKLINLWMASLVMLNEKEDFLSEKDDSSKNEAKFEKLIFTAKDIGVAVHLDGETPKDEGDLNLLIDIVHEALNNAIRHGQAKNIWIKLDEGDLNIHCKIRNDGILSKEPIKEKGGLKNIHQRIKSFGGKMNIELNPQFTLDLSWPKGGNYDL, from the coding sequence ATGACGCTTATAAATCTAAGCAGCTACAACCTTGTCCTTCTATTTATCTTTAACACCGCCATCTTAGTTGCAAGTGTAAAGATTGTTGTCGATACAGCAAATAGCAAATTACACGCCAAGTACTTTGTGCATAGTATATTCATCTTTTCATTGAGTTTTTTCTCTATGCAAATTTTGGCAGAGATTGGAACTGGCAGACTCTACATCGCAAAACCTATGGTGGACCTTCCCGTTTACTTATTTATAGTCTACGATTTGTGCCTCTGCATATTCGAAATTATCTTTGCCATAAGTTTTATAAAGAACAAGAACAGAGTCATAGGCAAGAACTCCATAAAGGAAAGTATGGATAACCTCCCTGACGGTATATGTTTTTCAAAATTAGATGGAACACCTCTTTTGGTAAATAGAGTAATGCAGGATATTAGCTACGCAGTATTCGGAAACATGTTAGTTAACGATGTGGTCTGTGCAGAAGATATAAGAAATAATAAAATAAAAAAGGAAGCTCGCATCTTGCAAAAGGATCCCCTCATAGTAGAAGCTCTGGGAGATATTTGGCATATAAAGATAATCCTCCACGAAAATGTGAGAGAAACCTTGGCTTACAAAATCACCCTTGAGTGGGGTCTGTACCAAGAGATTGAAGAAAAGAATAGGCAGATTGAAAAGATTAACCAAAGTCTCAAAGAATATCATAAGAATGTGGGAGAATACACTCGACAAAAGGAAATCTTACAGGCTAAGGTCAAGATTCACGACAAAATTGGTCAATCACTAATCTATTTTAAAAGATACTTGGATATGGACAAAAAGACTAAGGAAGATCGGGATAAGCTCATAAATTTATGGATGGCGAGCCTTGTAATGCTAAACGAAAAAGAAGATTTCTTAAGTGAAAAGGATGATTCTTCGAAGAATGAAGCAAAATTTGAAAAACTCATATTCACCGCAAAAGATATCGGAGTTGCGGTCCATTTAGATGGTGAAACTCCAAAGGATGAAGGTGACCTAAATCTCTTAATCGATATAGTTCACGAGGCGCTTAACAATGCCATTCGCCACGGTCAAGCTAAAAATATATGGATTAAATTAGATGAAGGAGATTTAAATATCCATTGCAAGATAAGAAACGACGGAATATTATCCAAAGAGCCGATAAAAGAAAAGGGCGGTCTCAAAAATATCCATCAAAGGATAAAAAGTTTTGGCGGTAAGATGAATATAGAACTTAATCCACAATTCACCTTGGACCTATCCTGGCCAAAAGGAGGAAACTATGACCTATAA